One Sphingomonas kaistensis genomic window, CGCAGGTCGCCGTCGGGACCAACCAGTTTGTGCCCGAGCAGGGTGAAATTGTTGTCGGCAAGCCAGCTCAGCAGCGCTGCGCTTTCGGTGTCGGTACCGGCAACGGCTGACGCGTCCTCGGCCATGATGGCGGTCATCGCCTTCCAGTCGCGCACCGCGGCGCGGACGTTGGCGAGGACGTTCTCGATCTCCAGCACGAGTTCGTGCCGGCCCCGCGCGTCGGCGCGGTCGAGTTCGACATAGATAATCGATTCCGCCTGGCCGCCGTCGCCGAGGCGGACCAGTCGCTCGCCGTCGCGGGTGGCGTGGACGATCGGGTGGAGCAGGCGGTGGACGGTCAGGCCGGCCCCTGCGATCACCGCGGCGACGCTGTCGACCAGGAACGGCATGTCGTCGTTAATGATGACAAGGCGCATCAGGCGCCGGGCCGCTTCGCCGCCGACCGACTGAAGCTTCAGCGCGATTTCGCCAGGACGACGGTTCTCGGCCGTTTCGGCGATAAAGGCCGCGGCCTCCGCCTGCTCGGCGGCGGTGAAACCCTCGAGCTCGCCAGGCAAGGCATTGTCCAGAAGGGCATCGGAAAAGGCGTCCGCAAACGTCGCGGACAGGCCGGTGTCAGCCGCCATGGTCTTCTTTACGCTCCCAGTGAGAATGAGGGCGCGTCTAGACCCGGGCCTCGCCACTCACAACCCCGGCGGCGCCCTTTGGCGGGCAATCAGGCGAGGCGGTGCAGCGCTTTTTCGAGCAGGGCGAGATCAGCGACGGCGCCCACCGGCTCGACCTTGCCGGTCGCGTCGCGGCGCACTAGGACCAGGGTGAATTCGTCGTTGCCGGCAAGCGCGCTGAGCGGCTGCGCGGCGGCAGCGCGGAGGCGGACGCGGGCACGGTCGGCGCGGTTGTCGGCGCGGGGCGCGGGGCGGCGGGCATCGCGCTCGGCCGCGACCAAACCCTTGAGGCCACCAGCAAAGCTTTCGATGAACGGCAGAAAGCCTTCGAAATCGATCTCGCAGCGTTCGGCGTGGGCGAGCGCGGCGGCGAATTCAGTCAGCCGCGCCTTGTCGTAATCGGCGCCGAAGACCAGCTTCACGATCGGCGTCATCGGCGCGCGGGCCTGTGCCTTGATGCCCGCATCGTCGAGCAATTCGGCATAATCGTCGGGCACGCGGCGGCTGGCGACGGCAAAGTCATAGGCCAAACTCAGGGCCCGGTAGAGCGCGGCGCGGCTGCGCCCGTCGGCAGCCTTCAGCACTTCCACCGTTTCGCGCGCGGCGGACAGACGATCGGCAAGGCCGGCATCGTCTCCGAGCGGGAGGGGCTCGTCGTCCTCGGGCTCGATCGCCTCGACGAGGTCGAGCACGTCTTCTTCCTCGAACACCGCCGTGATCGGCAGCGGGTCGGGCCGCGGCGCGGACACGGCGTCCTTCCAATTGATGACGCCGTAGATGAAGTCGATCGTCTTCCCGTCCGAAGAGAAGGGCATCAGGATGCCGCGATAGCAGATGTCGAGCCCGCGCTGATTGGTGAACTCGGCCTCGAACCCGATCGGCGCACGGTTGGCGACGATCTGCAGCCAATGATCGGTCAGGCGGCTCAGCAGCGAGCGTGGCGGGACATCGGCCAGCGTTCGCACCGTGTCGCCGATCTCGCATTCGGCGCGCAGCGCGGCGCCGATGAAGCTGGTTGCCGGATTGTCCGTTCCGGCGGTGAAATCGAGCAGCAGGCTGTGGTCGGCGAAATCCTGGACATCTCGGCCGTCGAGATCCTCGATTGAAGGAAAATCGCGTCCGTTGAGGAGCGAGGCCCAGTAATTATAGGCACGAACATGCATTCGCCGCTCATCCATTCCGATGGCTGCAGCCATGTCGATCGGCTCGTGATCGAGGCTCAGATCAGGTGAAAAGCTAAGGTCCATGCGTCGGTCCAATTACCCCCAATAAGGAGGCAAATAGCGCCGGTGCAGTTACCAAGGGGTTAAGTATAGCGGTTCGACTCGCGTGGGAATCCCTTCGTCGCATCCTGATGAATCTCGCTGTTCGGCGGTTCGTTCTGGGACACGATGGACAGCAGCCTCATAAACGGCGCGCTTTACTGGCCCGAGCACCGCGCGCTCGAACTGTGCCTGGCAAGCGGGCGGCGCTATCTTTATCTCGGCGTGCCGGCCGAGGTGGCGGAGGGCTTTACCGAGGCCCCGTCCAAGGGCGCCTACTTCAACCGCGCGATCCGTGGCCGCTTCGATTGCCACCCCTTGCGTGACCAGAAACCCACACCGCGCGCCGTGAACGACTGATCGGCAGGAACGGTTGGTCGCCGCCTTCGTTCGTTTCGGCGCAACAACAGGAGTTCGAGGGCAATGGCTGATCTTAATCGTGACGGGCTGGACGATGGTCCAGTCGTGGAGCGCACCACGGTAGTGAACACCGGCGGTGGCGGTGGCAGTGGCGGCGTGATCGCCGTGGTGGTCCTGCTGGCGGTGCTGGTGATCGGCTATCTGCTGTACACCAACGGCACGTTCGGCGGGTCCAAGACCGAGATCAAGGTGCCTGATTCGATCAACGTCAACGTCAACTGATCCGGCGCGGGGGAGCGGGGCCGCTCACTTGGCTTCCCTCCCCCGCCCCACCAGCCTAGAGCGGGTGTCATGCTGACCAGCTCTTCTCCCGCCTACGTGGCCGGTTTCGGTGGGCATGTCGCCACCGAGGCAGTCAACGGCGCGCTGCCCCAAGGCCGCAATTCACCGCAGCGTCCGGCATTCGGCCTTTATGCCGAACAATTGTCGGGCACCGCCTTCACCATGCCGCGGCACGAGAACCGCCGCTCGTGGCTGTACCGCTTGCGGCCGAGCGCCGACCACCGCCCGTTCGTCGCTTATGACGGCGCGCCGCGATTGGCGTGCCGAGCGTCGGGGCCGCTGGCGCCCAACCGCCTGCGCTGGGACCCGCTGGCCGAGCCCGCGATCGGCACCGACTTCATCGACGGGCTGACCACCGCCGTCTTCAACCGCGCCCCGGCCGATCTGGAAGGTGTGGCGGTGCATCTCTACGCGGCCAATGCCGAGCGGCTCGACCGGGTGTTTGTTTCAGCCGACGGCGAACTCCTGGTCCTGCCGCAGGACGGCCGGCTGGAACTGCTGACTGAGCTTGGTCGGATCGAGATCGCGCCGGGGCAGATCGCGCTGATCCCACGCGGTGTGCGGTTCAAGATCGCGCTGCCCGACGGCGCGGCGCGCGGCTATCTCGCCGAAAATTACGGCGCCCCGTTCCGCTTGCCCGATCTGGGGCCGATCGGCGCCAACGGTCTCGCCAATCCGCGCGATTTCGAAACGCCGGTCGCGTGGTTCGAGGACAAGGACGAGCCGACCGAGCTGATCCAGAAATATGGCGGCACCCTGTGGACGACGACGCTCGACCACAGCCCGCTCGACGTCGTCGCCTGGCACGGCAATCTCGCGCCCTGCCGTTACGACTTGGCGCACTTCAACGCGATCGGCACGGTCAGTTTCGACCATCCCGATCCGTCGATTTTCACCGTGCTGACCTCACCCTCGCACATGGCCGGGCGCGCCAACGTTGATTTCGTCATCTTCCCGCCGCGCTGGATGGTCGCCGAAGACACCTTCCGCCCGCCATGGTTCCACCGCAACGTGATGAGCGAATGCATGGGCCTGCTGACCGGCGCCTACGATGCCAAGGCCGAGGGGTTCCAGCCGGGCGGGCTCAGCCTCCACAACATGATGAGCGGGCACGGTCCCGACGTCGAAACCTGGCGCCGCGCGAGCGAGGCCGAATTGAAACCGCACAAGATCGACGGAACGATGGCCTTCATGATCGAAAGTTGCTGGCCCTTCGAGGTGCCGGAGGAAGCGCTGAGCCGCGCGCAGCCCGACTATGACGCGGCCTGGGCCGATTTCCCTAAGGCGCGCCTGCCATGAGGATCGACGAGACCCACGATCCCGCTCGCTCGAGCTGGGTGGAAAGCGCGCAAGGACATCGCGACTTTCCGGTGCAGAATTTGCCGCTGTGCATCTTTTCCAGCGACGGGCGCGAGCGGCGCGCCGGGGTCGCGATCGGCGACTTCCTGCTCGACCTACCCGCAATCGCCGACGCGCTCGGCGACGCCTGGGTCGAGGAATTATCGCAGCCGGTAATGAACGCCTTTCTCGCGCTCGGCAGCGGACCGCGCGTGGCGCTGCGAAAGCGCCTGTCCGAACTGCTCTCCGACGAAGCGCATCGAGACCGGATCGAGCCAGCGTTGCTCGGCCAATCCGAAGCGACCATGCACCTGCCGTGCCTGATCGGCGATTACACAGATTTCTACGTCGGCATCCATCACGCGACCAACGTCGGCAAGCAGTTCCGCCCCGACAATCCGCTGCTGCCCAACTACAAATATGTGCCCATCGGCTATCACGGCCGCGCGTCAAGCGTGCGGGTGTCGGGCCAGCCGGTGGTGCGCCCCAGCGGGCAGCGCAAACCGCCCGAAGCCGAGGTGCCGGTGTTCGGTCCCTCGCGGCGGCTCGATTACGAACTGGAGCTTGGCATCTGGGTCGGGCCGGGCAATGCGCTGGGCGAAGCGATCCCAATCGATCAAGCGGAAGGCGCGATCGCCGGCTTCTGCTTGCTCAACGACTGGTCGGCGCGCGATCTTCAGGCGTGGGAATATCAGCCCTTGGGGCCGTTCCTCGCCAAGAACTTCCTGACCAGCGTATCGCCGTTCGTCGTCACGCCCGAAGCGATGGCGCCGTTCATGACCGCCCCCTTTACGCGGCCCGACGGTGATCCCGAGCCTCTGCCCTATCTCACCGGCGGATCGGACAAGCCCGGCCTCGGCCTCACCGTCAGCGCGGCGCTTACCACTAGGAAGATGCGCGACGAAGGAATGGCGCCGCATCGCCTGAGCCAAGGCGTGGCCGCAGACGCCATGTACTGGACCGCCGAACAGATCGTCGCGCATCACAGCTGCAACGGCTGCAATCTCCAGCCGGGCGATCTGATCGGCACCGGCACGCTGTCGACCGCATCGCCGGACGGACTCGGCTCGCTGCTGGAGATCAGCCAGGGCGGCAAGGCGCCGCTGACCCTTCCGACCGGCGAGACCCGCAGCTTCCTTGAAGATGGCGACGAATTGATCCTCACCGCTCGCGCCGAGGCGAAAGGTTATGTGTCGATCGGGCTCGGCGAATGCAGGGGATTAGTGGTCGGATGAAGAACGTTTCACGCAACGAGGCCAAACAGCGCTTCGAGATCCACCTCGACGACGGCGCGGTCGCCTTTTCCGACTATCGCCTGACGGACGGCAAGGTGACGTTCCCGCATACGGTCGTCCCTCCGCATCACGAAGGCCAGGGCATCGGATCGGCACTCGCCAAGACGTCGCTCGACTGGGCGCGGGGCGAAGGGCTGAAGGTCGTGCCGGCCTGCAGCTTCTACGCCAACTATATGGCACGCCATGCCGAGGTGCATGACCTCCTCGCCCCTGGGGTGGCCGAGCAACTCGGCCTCTAGCTACGAGCGCATCACTGTTGCGCCGAGGCCACTTGTCAGGCCGCCGCAACGGGAGGCATAGCTTTGCTCCTGGGGCCGTTGTTGGCCGGGGAGGAACTACACATGATTCAGCGTCTTGGCGCGCGCGCGCTGCTTGGGGCCACCGCCGTTCTGGCCTTGTCCGTCGCCACTCCGGCGTCGGCGCAGCGGATCATCCGCATCGTCGCGTTCGGCGACAGCTATGCCGACACCGGCAACCTGTTCAGGCTGACGGGCCTCAATCCGGCGACTTTCCAGAACGGCATCTACTCCACCGGACGCTTTTCCGGCGGGACCAACTACATCGACAGTCTGTCGCTGCTGCTGGGCGCGCCGGTCGAGAACTTCGCCATCGGCGGTGCCAGCGCCGTGCGCGGCGCTCCGGCGACCGCCTTCGATCTACAGTTCGAGGTCGACAATTTTCTGAACGTCGGCACGCAGTCGAGCGTGTTTCCGACCGGGGCGCCGTCGTTCGGCCCCAACGATCTCGTCACCGTGTCGATCGGCGGCAACGATGCCCGCTACTTCCAACAGGGCCTGTACGGCGCCTTCACGGTAAACGACGCGATTGCCGCATCGCGCACCCAGCTGAACCGCCTGGTTGCCGCCGGTGCGCCGACCATCAGCTTCCTTGCCGGCAACACCGCGCTGCTGCCCGAAGTCGCGACCAACCCGTCGGCACAGGCGGTCCGCAACACCTTCTCGACCACCTACAACAATGCGCTGCAGCAGACGCTGGCCGGCTATGCCGCGAACGGCGTGGTGGTGCACTATCTCGACCTTTCTCAGGTTCTCGGGTCGATCCAGGCCAACGGGGCCGCCTACGGCCTTCCGAACGGCGTCGTCTGTGCCCCGACCCAGGCGAACGTCCTGTGGGGCTGCGCCGGCTATCTGTTCTACGTCGACGGCCTGCACCTCAGCTCTGACGGCTTCCGGGTCGTCGCGCGTTACGTGCAGCGCCAGCTCCAGGCGCCGCTCAGCCTCGGCGCGACCAGCGACCTGGCGCTCGACAATGCCCTTCAGTTCGGGCGCACGCTCAACAGCCGCATGGACCTCGGCAGCCCGCGTGACGGCGAAGTGCTGGAAGGCGCGCGCGTGTTCGTGGTGGGCGACAGCTTCAGCCGCGACGTGCGTACCAGCAACGTCAGCGATCAGTTCGACATCGATTCGGTCGGCGCCACCGCCGGTGTTGAGTTCGGCTTCGGCGGCAACGGGCTGATCGGCGTCGCCGGCGGCATCACGCGCGGCAAGGCGCGGCTCGCCAACGACAGCGCCAACGTCAAGGGCAAGGGCTG contains:
- the fahA gene encoding fumarylacetoacetase, coding for MRIDETHDPARSSWVESAQGHRDFPVQNLPLCIFSSDGRERRAGVAIGDFLLDLPAIADALGDAWVEELSQPVMNAFLALGSGPRVALRKRLSELLSDEAHRDRIEPALLGQSEATMHLPCLIGDYTDFYVGIHHATNVGKQFRPDNPLLPNYKYVPIGYHGRASSVRVSGQPVVRPSGQRKPPEAEVPVFGPSRRLDYELELGIWVGPGNALGEAIPIDQAEGAIAGFCLLNDWSARDLQAWEYQPLGPFLAKNFLTSVSPFVVTPEAMAPFMTAPFTRPDGDPEPLPYLTGGSDKPGLGLTVSAALTTRKMRDEGMAPHRLSQGVAADAMYWTAEQIVAHHSCNGCNLQPGDLIGTGTLSTASPDGLGSLLEISQGGKAPLTLPTGETRSFLEDGDELILTARAEAKGYVSIGLGECRGLVVG
- a CDS encoding GNAT family N-acetyltransferase, which codes for MKNVSRNEAKQRFEIHLDDGAVAFSDYRLTDGKVTFPHTVVPPHHEGQGIGSALAKTSLDWARGEGLKVVPACSFYANYMARHAEVHDLLAPGVAEQLGL
- a CDS encoding KTSC domain-containing protein, coding for MDSSLINGALYWPEHRALELCLASGRRYLYLGVPAEVAEGFTEAPSKGAYFNRAIRGRFDCHPLRDQKPTPRAVND
- the hmgA gene encoding homogentisate 1,2-dioxygenase, which gives rise to MLTSSSPAYVAGFGGHVATEAVNGALPQGRNSPQRPAFGLYAEQLSGTAFTMPRHENRRSWLYRLRPSADHRPFVAYDGAPRLACRASGPLAPNRLRWDPLAEPAIGTDFIDGLTTAVFNRAPADLEGVAVHLYAANAERLDRVFVSADGELLVLPQDGRLELLTELGRIEIAPGQIALIPRGVRFKIALPDGAARGYLAENYGAPFRLPDLGPIGANGLANPRDFETPVAWFEDKDEPTELIQKYGGTLWTTTLDHSPLDVVAWHGNLAPCRYDLAHFNAIGTVSFDHPDPSIFTVLTSPSHMAGRANVDFVIFPPRWMVAEDTFRPPWFHRNVMSECMGLLTGAYDAKAEGFQPGGLSLHNMMSGHGPDVETWRRASEAELKPHKIDGTMAFMIESCWPFEVPEEALSRAQPDYDAAWADFPKARLP
- a CDS encoding autotransporter outer membrane beta-barrel domain-containing protein: MIQRLGARALLGATAVLALSVATPASAQRIIRIVAFGDSYADTGNLFRLTGLNPATFQNGIYSTGRFSGGTNYIDSLSLLLGAPVENFAIGGASAVRGAPATAFDLQFEVDNFLNVGTQSSVFPTGAPSFGPNDLVTVSIGGNDARYFQQGLYGAFTVNDAIAASRTQLNRLVAAGAPTISFLAGNTALLPEVATNPSAQAVRNTFSTTYNNALQQTLAGYAANGVVVHYLDLSQVLGSIQANGAAYGLPNGVVCAPTQANVLWGCAGYLFYVDGLHLSSDGFRVVARYVQRQLQAPLSLGATSDLALDNALQFGRTLNSRMDLGSPRDGEVLEGARVFVVGDSFSRDVRTSNVSDQFDIDSVGATAGVEFGFGGNGLIGVAGGITRGKARLANDSANVKGKGWQGGVYAAYALGPVFVQGHAGYGRTDYDISRAAVIDRLSASPEGSHVVAGAKAGFLTGLGPLRVGPVVALDYAKAKIDGYTETGDNALRLNVGAQRYSALVGGAGLELRGDFNAGGSSLRPFASAMIEKDLKGDGRTITFAQTASPSIVNRFDLGERDTGVYTRFTAGASAQLASNIQLDINGSTTAGKDMGNDVSVQGGVRVGF